GTCGAGACGATGTTGTCTTGGCGATAGAACCGGGCGTCGGGGTATTTGTCGGAAGTAGTTTCATCGCCCTCGCTTGTGGAAAGGGACCTGCGCCAGCCATCTGGGAGTTCAATCCGCTTGTATTCGCTTTTTCCACCCAGTTCTTTGGGACGGAGAGGTTGCCTATATTTCACGCTGTCTATGTCCTTTGCATACCAAAGAACATAGTCGAAGAGGTCGGCAATGACATTGGTCTTTGCCTCGGGGCTGCTGACGGCAGCCGTTTTGATAAAAGCGATCTGTGCAGCGAAGTTGGTTTCCCCGAATACCTCATCCATCACTGCCCGTACGCGATGCACGTTCTCATCGCCAATCTGCACGAAAATCGAACCCGACTCCGTCAACAAATCACGAGCCACGGTCAGCCGGTCGCGCAGATACGTGAGGTAGCTATGAATCCCATCGCGCCACGTATCGCGGAACGCCTTCACCTGCTCCGGCTCGCGGGTGATGTGGTCGGCCTTGCCGTCCTTCACGTCGCGGCTGGTCGTGCTCCACTGGAAGTTGCTGTTGAATTTGATGCCGTACGGCGGATCGAAGTAGATGCACTGCACCTTGCCGCGCAGTCCTTCGCGCTCGGCGAGGCTCGCCATTACCTGCAGTGAGTCGCCGAGGATCATCCGGTTCGACCAGTTCTGCTCGTGCTGGTAGAACTCGGTTTTGTCCACGCCTTGAGGGATGCCGTTGAAGTCGCCAAAGAGGTCGATCTGCGCGCCCACTTCTTGCGCGCGCTGCTCGCGAGTCTGCTTGAGCAGGTCGTCGATGAGCACCTTGGGGTGTACCTTCTCTTGGATGTAGAGCGGCGGGGCGTGGACGACGAGTTCGCTCCAGTCCTGCTCGTCCTTGCCGCGCCAGACGAGCTGCGGATCGAGGTCGCGGTTGCGCCGCTCTTTTGCATCGTCGAGCCCGGCAGCGCCACGCTCGTAGGCGACGCGCACGGGGGCCTGCTCGTGCTTCTGCATCACCGACTGATATTCGGCAGTCGGGATGTTCTTTCGCGTCGCTTCGTCGTGCTTGAGGGTTTCGACGGTTTTCTTGGTGTCCGATTTGTTTCTGGCCATGGAGAGCTATCCGTCTTGTTGCGGTCACATCACGGGTGGGCTTGCTTGAGCTTCTGCAAGGCCGCTAGCAACGCGGGGATGTCGTCCTGGATGATGCTCCAGAGCGTATCGTCGTCAATGCCCAAGTAGGCGTGGATCAGGCGGTTGCGCGTGGCGATGATCAACCGCCACGGGATGTCGGGATGAGCGGCGCGCACCGCGTCGGGGATGCGGGTAGCCGCCTCGCCGATGAGCTCCAAGTTGCGTAACGTGGCATCGTAGGTGAGCTCGTCGGCAACGAAAGCGGGCTGATCCAAACCGTTGGTGTAAGACAGGACCTTCTGTCCGAAGGCGATCATGTCGTCAACATAGAAACGCCATTCACGCT
This window of the Pseudomonadota bacterium genome carries:
- a CDS encoding DUF86 domain-containing protein, translated to MSNVGQGEREWRFYVDDMIAFGQKVLSYTNGLDQPAFVADELTYDATLRNLELIGEAATRIPDAVRAAHPDIPWRLIIATRNRLIHAYLGIDDDTLWSIIQDDIPALLAALQKLKQAHP